A single Bacteroidota bacterium DNA region contains:
- a CDS encoding NADH-quinone oxidoreductase subunit N, with protein sequence MIDAGTALAEIRYGLGAILPEVYLLSLLVVLILLDVRGASRRQAAWLCIGAQLGLLGWLLYQGPPAQPRPALLGQVVQDATGWYLRLVLTASQLLTLFLTLQMAWPSGIRQRVTFFSLLVCLQLGLQVMVISQHVLSLFVGMELASLCSYVLVSYFRTERAASEAGVKYLLYGAFSSGIMLFGFSLLYGLTGTLSLAPGELDVLLQDVDTVPLLLALLFVFAGFAFKASLFPFHFWAPDAYEGGNWATATLLATGSKVAAFGLILRWMQALPPAGVWLQLLLALSAIAMVGGNIAAFTQTHFRRLMAYSGIAHAGLLLFASLQPQLPALQAALLLYLGYYVMMTGLAFLAGHTLARHSGQAHYTHWGGLARQQPVAVLGLAVALIALAGLPPTAGFMAKLRVFIPLWSWYQQGGSAWVGLTLGIAVLSTVLGVFYYLKPLIWVLLRPSTTTAAADGHDEPLAKRPAPLLGFVLLLLSLALLLLGVYLPPIGG encoded by the coding sequence ATGATAGATGCGGGCACGGCGCTAGCCGAAATTCGCTACGGCCTGGGTGCTATCCTGCCCGAGGTCTATCTACTCAGCCTGCTGGTGGTGCTTATCCTGCTAGACGTGCGGGGGGCCAGCCGCAGGCAGGCTGCCTGGCTGTGTATAGGGGCGCAGCTGGGCCTGCTGGGCTGGCTGCTGTATCAGGGTCCACCGGCGCAGCCCCGCCCGGCCCTGCTGGGCCAGGTGGTGCAGGATGCCACCGGGTGGTACCTCCGCCTGGTGCTCACGGCCAGCCAGCTACTCACGCTCTTCCTGACCCTGCAGATGGCCTGGCCAAGTGGCATTCGCCAGCGGGTTACTTTCTTTAGCCTGCTGGTGTGCCTACAGCTGGGGCTGCAGGTCATGGTCATCAGCCAGCACGTCCTTAGCCTGTTCGTTGGCATGGAGCTGGCCAGCCTGTGTAGCTATGTGCTGGTGAGCTACTTCCGCACCGAGCGCGCTGCCAGCGAGGCCGGGGTTAAGTATCTCCTCTACGGGGCGTTCAGCAGTGGCATCATGCTGTTTGGCTTCAGCCTGCTGTACGGCCTTACGGGTACACTCAGCCTGGCCCCGGGCGAGCTGGATGTGCTGCTGCAGGATGTGGATACGGTGCCGCTGCTACTGGCCCTGCTGTTCGTGTTTGCAGGCTTTGCCTTCAAGGCCAGCCTATTCCCCTTCCACTTCTGGGCACCCGATGCCTACGAGGGGGGCAACTGGGCCACGGCCACGCTGCTGGCTACCGGTAGCAAGGTGGCCGCCTTTGGGCTCATCCTGCGGTGGATGCAGGCCCTGCCCCCGGCGGGGGTATGGCTACAGCTGCTCCTGGCCCTGAGTGCCATAGCCATGGTGGGGGGCAATATAGCCGCCTTTACACAGACCCACTTCCGCAGGCTAATGGCCTATAGCGGCATTGCCCACGCGGGCCTGCTGCTATTTGCCAGCCTACAGCCCCAGCTGCCGGCACTACAGGCCGCACTGCTGCTCTACCTGGGCTACTATGTGATGATGACAGGCCTGGCTTTTCTGGCAGGCCATACCCTGGCCCGGCACAGCGGCCAGGCCCACTATACGCACTGGGGCGGACTGGCGCGGCAGCAGCCAGTGGCTGTACTGGGCCTGGCAGTAGCCCTCATCGCCCTGGCTGGGCTACCCCCTACGGCCGGCTTCATGGCCAAGCTCAGGGTCTTCATCCCGCTGTGGAGCTGGTATCAGCAGGGTGGTAGTGCCTGGGTGGGCCTTACGCTCGGCATTGCCGTGCTCAGCACCGTGCTGGGCGTGTTTTACTACCTGAAGCCCCTGATCTGGGTACTGCTGCGCCCCAGCACCACAACGGCAGCAGCAGACGGGCACGACGAACCCCTGGCCAAAAGACCTGCACCCCTGCTGGGTTTTGTCCTGCTCCTGCTCAGCCTGGCGCTCCTGCTGCTCGGTGTATACCTGCCCCCCATCGGCGGGTAG
- the radA gene encoding DNA repair protein RadA, which produces MAKTKTVYVCGECGQDYAKWQGQCSSCGTWNTIVEHKISSDPRTPAARSWTGTEQASPIRLQEVAAQDYPRTALQDAELNRVLGGGLVPGSVLLLGGEPGIGKSTLLLQIALQLGQPVLYISGEESAQQIKLRAERLPGQNEQLYLLAETRVEALIPQVHQLRPALLIIDSIQTLYTDALESAPGTVAQVRECAARLLRIAKEHHIPLILVGHINKDGMIAGPKVLEHMVDVVLEFEGERHYQYRVLRATKNRFGATPELGLYEMKADGLHAEPNPSKLLLGEHRSPEAGIAVAASIQGMRPLLVECQALVTDATYGSPQRNAVGLDMKRLGMLIAVLEKKGRVKMATKDVFVNIAGGIRLDDPGLDLAILCALLSSVYDAPLPPQAVFAAEISLTGELRVAARLEQRLAEASKMGFEDFYTAPARLATPGTRTKTARRLDEIFRQLFS; this is translated from the coding sequence ATGGCAAAAACCAAAACGGTGTATGTGTGCGGCGAATGCGGGCAGGACTACGCCAAGTGGCAGGGCCAGTGCAGCAGCTGTGGCACCTGGAACACAATTGTAGAACACAAGATCAGCAGCGACCCCCGTACACCGGCAGCACGAAGCTGGACCGGCACGGAACAGGCCAGCCCCATACGCCTACAGGAGGTAGCCGCCCAAGACTACCCACGCACTGCCCTGCAGGATGCCGAGCTAAACCGGGTGCTGGGCGGCGGCCTGGTGCCCGGCAGTGTACTGCTGCTGGGGGGCGAGCCCGGCATAGGCAAAAGCACCCTACTGCTACAGATAGCCCTGCAGCTAGGGCAGCCCGTACTGTACATAAGCGGCGAAGAGAGTGCCCAGCAGATAAAACTGCGGGCCGAGCGCCTGCCAGGGCAGAATGAACAGCTGTATCTGCTAGCCGAAACCCGGGTGGAGGCTCTCATACCCCAGGTACACCAGCTACGGCCTGCCTTGCTGATTATCGACTCTATACAAACCCTGTACACCGATGCCCTGGAGAGTGCGCCGGGCACGGTGGCCCAGGTGCGCGAGTGTGCCGCACGCCTGCTACGTATAGCCAAGGAGCACCACATACCGCTCATCCTGGTGGGGCACATCAACAAGGACGGAATGATAGCCGGACCCAAGGTGCTGGAGCACATGGTGGATGTGGTACTGGAGTTTGAGGGCGAGCGGCACTACCAGTACCGGGTGCTGCGGGCCACCAAAAACCGCTTTGGCGCCACCCCCGAGCTGGGCCTGTACGAGATGAAGGCCGATGGCCTGCACGCCGAGCCCAACCCCAGCAAGCTGCTGCTGGGCGAGCACAGAAGCCCGGAGGCCGGCATAGCCGTGGCAGCCAGCATACAGGGCATGCGCCCCCTACTGGTAGAGTGCCAGGCCCTGGTAACCGATGCCACCTATGGCAGCCCACAGCGAAATGCCGTGGGCCTGGACATGAAGCGCCTAGGCATGCTGATAGCCGTGCTGGAGAAGAAAGGACGGGTGAAGATGGCCACCAAAGATGTGTTTGTAAACATAGCCGGGGGCATCCGCCTGGATGACCCCGGCTTGGACCTGGCCATACTCTGTGCGCTGCTCTCCTCGGTGTACGATGCGCCGCTACCACCCCAGGCTGTTTTTGCCGCCGAGATCAGCCTGACCGGAGAGCTGCGCGTGGCCGCGCGCCTGGAGCAACGCCTGGCCGAAGCCTCCAAGATGGGGTTTGAGGACTTCTATACCGCCCCAGCCCGGCTAGCTACCCCGGGTACCCGTACAAAAACGGCCCGGCGGCTGGACGAGATTTTCCGACAACTATTCAGCTAG
- a CDS encoding NADH-quinone oxidoreductase subunit M has translation MGLLSLLTFLPVVLALPLALRQVGVRGQRLAVLATLGLQLLLIAGLYAGNSLTMGEKLLWIRLPVGEAELRIHYELQLDGVAWMLCLLSTLILLTAVLATPRDVARSRLYYALLQLLNTSLIGSFLAQDLVLFYIFFELMLLPMFFLIGIWGGKRREYAAIKFFLYTLVGSLFLLLVLVGLVFSYQPEPGVHDFSLSTYCQAGTLLPGSPFAATSLRTLGFWAMFLAFAIKLPLVPVHTWLPDAHVEASTPISVILAGTLLKVGGYGLFRFVLPIFPDVVVAQQPWLLLIACVTIVYGGLVALGQVHFKRLVAYSSVSHMGFVLLGLASLSEVGMLGALLQLFTHGVISALLFLSAGVLYSRLGTLQLDAASGLWRAMPRFTFFAALGIFAALGLPGLAAFVSELLVLTGTLTTAPALGYAYAFLPFAGILLGAGYLLWAFQRLFMGPLRSPVADGVLADLGRAEWISFGIPAFFTVLIGLYPGWLLGPLLEPVQHTLKLLGL, from the coding sequence ATGGGCCTGCTTAGCCTCCTTACCTTTCTGCCAGTTGTGTTGGCATTGCCCCTGGCCCTTAGGCAGGTGGGGGTGCGCGGCCAGCGGCTGGCCGTGCTAGCCACCCTGGGCCTGCAGCTGCTGCTTATTGCCGGGCTGTATGCCGGCAATAGCCTGACGATGGGGGAAAAGCTGCTATGGATCCGCCTGCCGGTGGGCGAGGCCGAGCTGCGCATACACTACGAGCTGCAGCTGGACGGGGTAGCCTGGATGCTGTGCCTGCTGAGCACCCTGATCCTGCTGACGGCTGTACTGGCCACGCCGCGAGACGTAGCCCGCAGCCGCCTGTACTACGCCCTGCTGCAGCTGCTGAACACCAGCCTCATCGGCAGCTTTCTGGCGCAAGACCTGGTGCTCTTCTACATCTTCTTCGAGCTGATGCTGCTACCCATGTTCTTCCTGATCGGCATCTGGGGTGGCAAGCGGCGCGAGTATGCAGCCATCAAGTTTTTTCTCTACACCCTGGTCGGCTCGCTTTTTCTGCTGCTGGTACTGGTGGGGCTGGTGTTCAGCTACCAGCCCGAGCCCGGCGTGCACGACTTTAGCCTAAGCACCTACTGCCAGGCCGGCACCCTGCTGCCAGGCAGCCCCTTTGCAGCCACCAGCCTGCGCACCCTGGGCTTCTGGGCCATGTTTCTGGCCTTTGCCATCAAGCTGCCGCTGGTGCCCGTACACACCTGGCTGCCCGATGCACACGTAGAGGCCAGCACGCCCATCTCTGTCATCCTGGCCGGCACCCTGCTGAAGGTGGGGGGCTATGGGCTATTCCGCTTTGTACTGCCCATCTTTCCGGATGTGGTGGTAGCCCAGCAGCCCTGGCTGCTGCTCATCGCCTGCGTTACCATCGTGTATGGCGGGCTGGTGGCCCTAGGCCAGGTGCACTTCAAGCGGCTGGTGGCCTACAGCTCTGTCTCGCACATGGGTTTTGTGCTGCTGGGCCTTGCCAGCCTGAGCGAGGTGGGCATGCTGGGTGCGTTGCTCCAGCTTTTCACCCACGGGGTCATCTCCGCCCTGCTGTTCCTCAGTGCCGGGGTGCTGTATAGCCGCCTGGGCACCCTGCAGCTGGATGCCGCGTCGGGCCTGTGGCGGGCCATGCCCCGCTTCACCTTCTTTGCCGCCCTGGGCATATTTGCCGCCCTGGGCCTGCCGGGCCTGGCTGCCTTTGTGAGCGAGCTGCTGGTACTAACCGGCACCCTGACCACCGCCCCTGCCCTGGGCTATGCGTATGCCTTCTTGCCCTTTGCAGGCATACTGCTAGGGGCAGGCTACCTGCTGTGGGCCTTCCAGCGGCTGTTTATGGGGCCGCTACGCAGCCCCGTAGCCGATGGCGTGCTGGCAGACCTGGGCCGGGCCGAATGGATTTCCTTTGGCATCCCCGCCTTTTTCACGGTCCTAATCGGGCTGTATCCGGGCTGGCTGCTAGGCCCCCTGCTAGAGCCCGTGCAGCACACGCTTAAACTCCTGGGGCTATGA
- a CDS encoding AAA domain-containing protein: MKSIDRESAVYLYDRLLSTHRQQLGYREKIIQFRTLLEHLFKQLTQDEKEMIQDLKGRMQYIQNRYDPPGTLADELHEFRIFANRVVHQLEVEIGPKEYLTCLKVMAEGVHAFSTVAIPDDLTVLFSDAEDLQFSRSPQQKKKLIQYIQATVLDIGPIRSGANSREPDQLLCSLYCDTHEYGPITIVLRDLRKRFFGAHISQMSSILWRFATLDVYNLEQAKADQDVFLSTPNTLLVLEPDYLIQATDIARCFIHDGANPMLDIIHRFIESEPSTQMVKGALINYLLDEMMVDADRDFDQLYEEALRVYALDVLGLMYRKHGWDEELLASLRTEVAQHLPQLRAFVEATQNLEVFIEPTYNSVKYGLQGRLDLMLQEPGRPDKKDIIELKSGKSPSPYLNKGVKSEHEAQTHCYHLLLKSTYPSRVGNNAIFYSGIRADEPALRHVATNVQDAQEIMMMRNHLVWHDFQLAADNFEVLRQLVQGHTGSLPSWKNTDAALAINIFKHAPKLEIAFFRAYVAFITREKIIAKTGSDVDETDHGYAGLWQDSLDEKLQNYRILYGLELEENASDFRQFHLGFRRATALSRQVANFREGDIAVLYPVEKDGSLAPLSHQILKCSIKELSPDRVRISLRNKLVNPSYLRSHPHWVLEHDYLENSVTGLYQSLFKFLQSTEQHKKQVMLGQTAPEFGPTQGIEDPELSTAQNTLLNRALSAKDYFLLQGPPGTGKTSIVLRAMIRHLYADPWEQVLLMAYTNRAVDEICVQLEKESIPYLRLGFANADTFHVLSRILKEKSLKQTFEELSGIRVIVSTVSSYLSNFNKLRNRNFTTAIIDEASQLLDPYLCGMVEHARRFIMIGDEKQLPAVVTQNPARSVVQDPLLLQAGFHDLRHSLFERLLNRCRDQGWYEAYGMLSTHGRMHQEVAAFVNLEYYEQGLEVASERQRQPGFIFTRPVSDPLYPLMARHRLLYLSTPSLHYSKTHPLEAELIARMVHIIAAQFPDGIRPETLGIITPYRAQIAEITQRLPAEYQSLILVDTVERFQGSQREIILISMSVNHLAQLRHLQSPTLDGRVDRKLNVALTRARQHVYLLGCDEILSKNYHYNRLIAWAKQHKAYAQVADLADNI, translated from the coding sequence ATGAAATCGATAGATCGGGAAAGTGCTGTATACCTGTATGATCGCCTGCTAAGCACGCACAGGCAGCAGCTGGGGTATCGTGAAAAGATCATACAGTTTCGCACCCTGCTCGAGCACCTCTTCAAGCAGCTCACCCAGGACGAAAAAGAAATGATACAGGACCTGAAGGGGCGAATGCAGTACATACAAAACCGCTACGACCCACCGGGTACCCTGGCCGATGAGCTGCATGAATTTCGCATTTTTGCCAACCGGGTGGTACACCAGCTGGAGGTGGAAATAGGCCCCAAAGAGTACCTTACCTGCCTGAAGGTGATGGCCGAGGGAGTACACGCTTTCTCCACCGTAGCCATACCCGACGACCTGACGGTGCTTTTTTCCGACGCTGAAGACCTACAATTCAGCCGCAGTCCACAGCAAAAAAAGAAGCTGATCCAGTACATACAGGCTACGGTGCTGGACATAGGGCCCATACGCAGTGGTGCCAACAGCCGAGAGCCGGATCAACTGCTCTGCTCGCTGTACTGCGACACCCACGAGTACGGCCCCATAACCATCGTATTGCGAGACCTGCGCAAGCGTTTTTTCGGGGCGCACATCAGCCAGATGAGCAGCATCCTGTGGCGCTTTGCCACCCTGGACGTGTATAACCTGGAGCAAGCCAAGGCCGATCAGGATGTGTTTCTTTCCACACCCAACACCCTGCTTGTACTAGAGCCCGACTACCTGATACAAGCTACCGACATTGCCCGCTGCTTTATCCACGATGGGGCAAACCCCATGCTGGATATCATCCACCGCTTCATAGAGTCGGAACCCAGCACCCAGATGGTGAAAGGGGCGCTGATAAACTACCTGCTGGATGAAATGATGGTGGATGCCGACCGAGACTTTGACCAGCTGTATGAAGAGGCCCTACGTGTATACGCCCTGGATGTGCTGGGCCTGATGTACCGAAAACACGGCTGGGATGAGGAACTACTGGCCAGCCTAAGGACCGAGGTGGCGCAGCACCTGCCCCAGCTGCGTGCCTTTGTGGAGGCTACCCAGAACCTGGAAGTATTTATTGAACCCACCTACAACTCGGTAAAATATGGCCTGCAGGGTCGGCTGGACCTCATGCTGCAGGAGCCTGGCAGGCCCGACAAGAAGGACATCATCGAGCTGAAAAGCGGCAAGTCGCCCTCGCCCTACCTAAACAAGGGGGTGAAAAGCGAGCATGAAGCGCAAACCCACTGCTACCACCTGCTGCTAAAGAGCACCTACCCCAGCCGTGTGGGGAACAACGCGATTTTCTACAGCGGCATCCGGGCAGACGAACCAGCCCTGCGCCACGTGGCTACCAATGTGCAGGATGCACAGGAGATAATGATGATGCGCAACCACCTGGTGTGGCACGACTTTCAGCTAGCAGCTGACAACTTTGAAGTCCTCCGACAGCTGGTGCAGGGCCATACCGGAAGCCTACCCAGCTGGAAAAACACCGATGCAGCCCTGGCCATCAACATCTTCAAGCACGCGCCCAAGCTGGAGATCGCCTTCTTTCGCGCCTACGTGGCCTTCATCACCCGCGAAAAGATCATCGCCAAAACAGGCAGCGACGTGGATGAAACCGACCATGGCTATGCTGGCCTGTGGCAAGACAGCCTGGACGAAAAGCTCCAAAACTACCGGATCCTCTATGGCCTAGAGCTGGAGGAGAATGCAAGCGACTTCCGGCAGTTTCATCTAGGCTTTCGGCGCGCAACGGCCCTTAGCCGCCAGGTAGCTAACTTTCGCGAGGGAGACATAGCGGTGCTGTACCCGGTAGAGAAGGACGGTAGCCTGGCCCCCCTTAGCCACCAGATCCTGAAGTGCAGCATCAAGGAGCTGAGCCCAGACCGCGTGCGCATCAGCCTGCGAAACAAACTGGTGAACCCCTCCTACCTGCGCAGCCACCCCCATTGGGTGCTGGAGCACGACTACCTGGAAAACAGCGTAACCGGACTGTATCAGTCACTCTTCAAGTTTCTGCAAAGCACCGAGCAGCACAAGAAACAGGTAATGCTGGGGCAAACGGCACCGGAGTTTGGCCCCACGCAGGGCATAGAAGACCCCGAACTAAGCACCGCACAGAATACCCTGCTAAACCGGGCACTGAGTGCCAAGGACTACTTCCTGCTGCAGGGGCCACCGGGCACGGGCAAAACCAGCATCGTGCTACGCGCCATGATCCGCCACCTGTATGCCGACCCTTGGGAGCAGGTGCTCCTCATGGCCTACACAAACCGGGCCGTAGATGAGATCTGTGTCCAGCTGGAAAAAGAATCCATCCCCTACCTGCGGCTGGGCTTTGCCAATGCAGACACCTTTCATGTACTGAGCCGCATCCTGAAGGAAAAGAGCCTGAAACAGACCTTTGAGGAACTGAGTGGCATACGGGTGATTGTCAGTACCGTCAGCTCGTATCTGTCAAACTTCAACAAACTGCGCAACCGAAACTTCACAACCGCCATTATAGATGAGGCTAGCCAGCTACTAGACCCCTATCTGTGTGGCATGGTAGAGCATGCCCGGCGGTTTATCATGATCGGGGATGAAAAGCAGCTGCCTGCAGTGGTAACGCAGAACCCTGCACGCAGTGTGGTGCAAGACCCGCTGCTGCTGCAGGCCGGCTTTCACGACCTGCGGCACAGCCTGTTTGAACGCCTGCTAAACCGCTGCCGAGACCAGGGCTGGTACGAGGCCTACGGTATGCTGAGCACGCACGGCCGGATGCACCAGGAGGTAGCCGCATTTGTAAACCTGGAGTACTACGAGCAGGGGCTGGAGGTAGCCTCGGAGCGGCAGCGCCAGCCCGGCTTCATTTTTACACGCCCGGTTTCGGATCCGCTATACCCCCTTATGGCCCGGCACCGGCTACTCTACCTCTCCACCCCCAGCCTGCACTACAGCAAAACCCACCCCCTGGAGGCCGAGCTGATAGCCCGCATGGTGCACATTATTGCAGCTCAGTTTCCGGATGGCATCCGGCCCGAAACCCTGGGCATCATCACCCCCTACCGCGCCCAGATAGCCGAGATAACCCAGCGCCTGCCAGCTGAATATCAGAGCCTTATACTGGTAGACACGGTAGAGCGCTTCCAGGGCAGCCAGCGCGAGATCATCCTCATCTCCATGAGTGTAAACCACCTGGCACAGCTGCGGCACCTGCAAAGCCCTACCCTGGATGGCAGGGTAGACCGCAAGCTGAATGTGGCCCTAACCCGCGCCCGCCAGCACGTGTATTTGCTGGGCTGCGACGAGATACTGAGCAAGAACTACCACTACAACCGCCTGATAGCCTGGGCCAAGCAGCACAAGGCCTATGCCCAGGTGGCCGACTTGGCAGATAACATCTAG